TTTCTCATTCTTTTTCTTTACTGGCTTTCTTACTGTTCAATTTTCAAGGTTCATTCCCTCGCCTCTTTGGCGACATTGTTTATATTATCATATCTCTTCTTTCTTGTCAACTCTTTTTTTCTGTCTCTGTAATTATTCTGTGATAATGTCATATTGAATTTATTCTGATAAAATGTCATGTATGAGAGAGGAGATATTCAATATGACTCAAAAAGAAATAAGTCGTCTTAGAGTTATCAATCAGACTATTGATAAAATTATAACCGTAAGAGAAGCTGCTGAGCTTCTGGGCCTCAGTGAACGCCAAGTAATAAGGTTAAAAGGAGGGGTTTTAAAAGATGGTCCTGCGTTCATAATTCATAAAAATAGAGGTAGGAAGCCTAAGCATGCTCTCTCGGATGAAATCGGAACCAAAATTGTTGAGTTAAAACAAACAAAGTACCAAGAGGCTAATTTCATGCATTTTTCTGAGTTACTGGAAGAACATGAAAATATTAATGTGAGTTATTCTACAATATATAGGATATTGACTAAAGAGGGTATTAAAAGCCCTAAAAAACATCGTAAGCGTAAATCTCATCATCGAAGAAAGAGAAAGCCTCAAAAGGGAATGCTGGTTCAGATTGATGCTTCTCCACATGAATGGATCATAGGAGATAAATCATTTACTCTACATGGAGCTATAGATGACGCTACCGGTGAAATTCTTGCACTTTTTTTTGCTCCTAACGAGTGTATGGAAGGATATTTCGAAGTCATAAGACAAATCGTTAACAACCATGGTATCCCTATCAGTATATATTCTGACCGTCACACTATCTTTGTCTCTCCTAACAGCGGTAAACTATCTATAGAAGAACAATTAGAGGGAAAGACAGTTAATTTTACTCAGTTTGAAAGAGCTATGGGAGAGCTTGGAATCAACGTTATTAAGGCTAATTCTCCACAAGCTAAAGGCCGCATTGAAAAGCTATGGGATACGCTTCAAAGCAGGCTTCCTGTTGAGTTTAAGATTCATGGAATTGATACTATGAAAGCTGCTAATGCATTTTTATCGCAATTTATTGTCGCTTACAATGAAAAGTTTGGTGTCGAACCTGAAAATCCTGAACATGCTTTTAGAACGCTTGATTCTAATATTAACCTTGATTATATCTTATGCGTAAAGGAAGAGCGTACTATCATTGAAGGGTCTGCTTTTTCTTACAAGGGTAAGTATTATCAACTTATCAAGAATGGTAAAAAGGCTCCAGCTATGCCCAAAGCTAAACTTACTGTCTTAAGTAGTTCTAAAATAGGCGTAAAAGCTTTCTATGCTGATGTTATATATGATACTTTGCTTCTTGATGAACGTCCAAAAAAAGAATCTTTAAAGTTATCTAAAGAGAAAACTGTGAAACAAACTATAGTAAAGCCAAGTGCCGATCACCCATGGCGGCATGCACAAAAGAAGAAGCCCAATTACGCGTATGAAGAAACCGATCGTGAGATCGTTGAAATGCTTAATCAGCTTTTCAATTCTACGCGTGCATGGGCATAGAAAAATATTGTCATATATTATGATACTCGCTTTGATGGTATTTATCAAGGCTTAATTTCCTATGCCTTTTTAAGGTTTCTCTTTTAAAGAGATGTATAGAATAAATTGCATGTTTTTATGTCTTTAGATTACAAGACATAATATTCTATACATAGTATATCTACAATTAACGCGTGCTTTGAAAGGCTCTTCGACAATTTTATATTATTATCAATTCAAAATCTTTTGCTACAATTTTACTTCGTTTTAAGAAAAATTTGTTACCATCACTGAAACATAAAAGCATATTTAAACATGACATTTTCACTGAATAAATTTGCTCTTTTTTAGGTGACATTTTCACAGACTATTGACACTCTTTTTTCTGTCTTCTTTTTGCCGCTTTCGGCGACAGGTATTAATATACCATGTTTTATATTGATCTTCAACTGGCTTATATTAGCATAGTATGGGACTAAACTAATATATCTCTATCATAATAGATTTTGCTCATTTTTTTTAGATTTTATTGCTTTATTTAAAAATCTATTATATCAATGCCATTATGCAATGGATAATTGTCAGGACACAGGAATATCTAATGTAGATATAACGGGTAAGTGATCAGAACAATCAGACATGATAGTACCTATAGATTCTGGAATAATATCGTTTGTGTGCATTATATAATCAATTTTTATATCCGGCTCATTTCCCAAGGCAAATGAACTATAATCAGAGGATAATTTTTCAGAAGTTTCAACAAGCACCTCTTTTAATCGGTTATATGCTTTATTTCCCGGTGTCTCATTAAAATCTCCTGTTAGTATAAGTGGTCTCCCCTGCCTTTTAATGATTTTTAATATTTCTTCGGTTTGATTTATCCTTTCATTTTCATCTAATCCAAGATGTGTTGTTAAAAACCATAAATTATTATCTGGAAGAATTATTTGAGTTATAAGTATTCCCCTTCTTTCGCCTTTTGACGGTAAATAATAATTTTGGCTCATTTTAATAGGAAATTTACTTAAAATTCCATTGCCAAAAAATCCTATCCCTAACCTAATATTTGCACCATATGCATAACACATTCTTAGTTTTTTTGATAAAAACCATATCTCGTTTATAAATTTTGAACGGGCAGCAAATTTATCAACCTCCTGAAGACCAACTATATCAGCTTTTGATTGCTTTATAATATCTGCAACATCATTAAGTCTTAATTTGCCCCTTTTGTCTTTCCCACCATGAATATTATATGTCATGACATTTAATATCATAATAAACCTCCTCGTATAATTATTTTTGTAGACAATAAATTTGTCTCACTTCTTAAAATTTAATAAAACACATTGATAATTGGAAATTACCTCTTTTTAAAATCATCATTTAGAAATCACATCTATTGCCATGTATCTAAAATATCAAATTAAGTACATGGCACAGGCCGCCACATCTTTTATTTTACGGCCTTTATGTTTACTTTTGAGATAACTTGTAGCATTATTATACTGTAAAGTTAATATGGGACAGGCTTTTGTCCTCCATGCGGTTTTTTCGCTCTTTAAAGTATGGTCCCTACACCAGATTTGCCTTTTCTCACGCGAAATCTGCTTTGTCGTATATAAACCCCTGGCAGCAGAGGACTCAGGTTTATATACTAATAGCTAATTGCGAGGTTGCTACATAATCTGGTCGCTAGGTTATCTCAAATTAACTTTCAATCTACACCATTACCTTTGAAAGGAGGTGCTATAGCTTTGAATAAACTTTTCGTAGGCATGGATATAAGCTTGGATGATGTCAAGGTTCATATTCTCGACCAAGACGGTAACGATGCTTGCCCTCGTTTTTCTGTAGATAATAATCCTTCTGGTTGCGATATTTTAGTGTCTCATATCTTGGATTGTTGTAATAAATACAACATTCAGAAGGTTTTTATTGGCCTAGAATCTACTTCAGTCTATGGTTGGCATATTCAGTATTATTTAGCTGACCATGCTTCTTTGAAGCCTTTTAATCCTTCTGTAACTACTTTTAATGCTAATACTGTCAAGGCTTTTAAAAAGTCTCTTGGCGATTTGCCTAAGAATGACTGGGTTGATGCTTTTGTTATTGCTGAAAAATTAAGGTTTGGAAGGCTTCCTAAATCTTGTCCTGTAGATTTTAGATACCTTGCTCTCCAAAGGCTTACCCGCCATCGCTTTCACATTGTTGATAGTATTGTCAGGGAGAAAAATTATTTCCTAAGTAATCTGTTTCTTAAATTTAATGGCTTATGTCAGATTAAAGTTTTTAGCAATAATTTTGGTACGGCTGCTACTGAAATATTTAATGAGTTTTTAACTCTTGATGATATTGCGGCTCGACCGCTTGAAGATCTTATTGCCTTTTTAGTTGATAAAGGCAGAGACCATTTTAATGACCCTAATACTACGGCTAAATTACTCCAAGATGCTGTACGCAAATCTTATAGAATCAACGCTAATGTAAATGATTCTTTGAATTTTGTTATCAAGTCGTGTCTTGATAATATACAGTATCTTGAAAAGCAGAAGAAAGCTTCTGAAAAGACCATTGCCAATGAAGTCAAAGGATTTAAGAATCAATTTATTTGTCTTACTTCAGTAAATGGCATTGGTCCAACTATAGCAGCTGGCCTAATATCTGAGATAGGCGGAATATCAAGGTTTGATAATGATAATGCCCTTGCAAAGTTTTCCGGCATATATTGGTCAGAATACCAGTCTGCGGATTTTAAAGCGGAGGACACATATTTAAAACGCACTGGTAATGAGTATCTCAGATATTACTTTATTCAAGCAGCCGACCAACTTAGGAAATATTGTCCTGAGTTTTCACAATACTATGCTCGCAAATTTAATGAAGGTAAAACTCATAAACACAAACGTGCTTTAGTTTTAACGGCACGCAAAGCTGTAAGGTTAGTCTTTGCTCTGCTGCGCGAAGAAAAACTTTATAAACCACCAGCAATGAAAGGAGATGATTGTAAATACTAACATAATATCCCATTACCATAATTAACATATATTTCCATTGCTGTTTTTAGTAATGGTTAGCTTTGCTATGCTCTTTTTTAGCTGTTTTTTTAAAAAAATTTTTTAATTTTTTTCAATCACCCCTTGACATATTACCGAAATACTTTTTTAATTATGCAAAAAATTCTATATTCTATAATCTAATTATATTCATAAATGTTATTAAGGTTTATCTCAGTTCTATTTCTTCTTCAATATGTTTTTTTAAATTTTTATCGACAGTTTCTTTTATCCATTCTTCAAACGTTAATTTCTTATCGTTTAAGTAGTATTCTTTTAGATATATTTGCCCATTATATTGATATTTAATCAAAGCTGGTCCATCTTCTCTATGAGCTTTGCCTTCTTTATAATATCTTTGGCATTCTAACTGTCCATTAAAATAATACCAAATTTTTGCTGGTTTCCCTTCACGATGTAATTTGCCTTCTTTATAATATTCTTCATACCAAACATTCCCATTCCCATAATACTCAACTACAGCCGGTCCATCTTTTCTGCTTAGTTTATTGTTATCAAAATATTTCTCAATCCGTATTTTACCATTTCCATAATATTTTCTTTTAATTTTTTTCATTTTTAGATATCCCCTTTCTATCATTATTTTATCAGTAAAACTTCGTAAATAAATAGATTCTTTATACAATAATTATTGACATATACCAAAAACTATTCTATAATAAAAATGCAAAAAATATTACAAATAAAATCCTTTGAAAGAAGGTGAACAATATGCCAAGAGGAGATGGAACTGGTCCATTAGGACTTGGAACAATGACCGGTAGAGCAGCAGGTTTTTGCGCAGGCTTTCGTGTTCCGGGTTATATGAATCCTGTAGGAAGGCTTGTAGCAAGGACAATAGGCTACGGATTTTTTGGCTTCGGCAGAAGACGTCCTCTACGTCTTGGTTTTAGACGGGGCGCCGGTTGGAAATGGTAAATCTATCAAGAAAGTAAAATTATCTTGAAAGGAGGAGTGATTAACATGCCAGGAGGAGA
This is a stretch of genomic DNA from Aceticella autotrophica. It encodes these proteins:
- a CDS encoding ISNCY family transposase, with protein sequence MREEIFNMTQKEISRLRVINQTIDKIITVREAAELLGLSERQVIRLKGGVLKDGPAFIIHKNRGRKPKHALSDEIGTKIVELKQTKYQEANFMHFSELLEEHENINVSYSTIYRILTKEGIKSPKKHRKRKSHHRRKRKPQKGMLVQIDASPHEWIIGDKSFTLHGAIDDATGEILALFFAPNECMEGYFEVIRQIVNNHGIPISIYSDRHTIFVSPNSGKLSIEEQLEGKTVNFTQFERAMGELGINVIKANSPQAKGRIEKLWDTLQSRLPVEFKIHGIDTMKAANAFLSQFIVAYNEKFGVEPENPEHAFRTLDSNINLDYILCVKEERTIIEGSAFSYKGKYYQLIKNGKKAPAMPKAKLTVLSSSKIGVKAFYADVIYDTLLLDERPKKESLKLSKEKTVKQTIVKPSADHPWRHAQKKKPNYAYEETDREIVEMLNQLFNSTRAWA
- a CDS encoding endonuclease/exonuclease/phosphatase family protein, encoding MILNVMTYNIHGGKDKRGKLRLNDVADIIKQSKADIVGLQEVDKFAARSKFINEIWFLSKKLRMCYAYGANIRLGIGFFGNGILSKFPIKMSQNYYLPSKGERRGILITQIILPDNNLWFLTTHLGLDENERINQTEEILKIIKRQGRPLILTGDFNETPGNKAYNRLKEVLVETSEKLSSDYSSFALGNEPDIKIDYIMHTNDIIPESIGTIMSDCSDHLPVISTLDIPVS
- a CDS encoding IS110 family transposase; its protein translation is MDISLDDVKVHILDQDGNDACPRFSVDNNPSGCDILVSHILDCCNKYNIQKVFIGLESTSVYGWHIQYYLADHASLKPFNPSVTTFNANTVKAFKKSLGDLPKNDWVDAFVIAEKLRFGRLPKSCPVDFRYLALQRLTRHRFHIVDSIVREKNYFLSNLFLKFNGLCQIKVFSNNFGTAATEIFNEFLTLDDIAARPLEDLIAFLVDKGRDHFNDPNTTAKLLQDAVRKSYRINANVNDSLNFVIKSCLDNIQYLEKQKKASEKTIANEVKGFKNQFICLTSVNGIGPTIAAGLISEIGGISRFDNDNALAKFSGIYWSEYQSADFKAEDTYLKRTGNEYLRYYFIQAADQLRKYCPEFSQYYARKFNEGKTHKHKRALVLTARKAVRLVFALLREEKLYKPPAMKGDDCKY
- a CDS encoding DUF5320 domain-containing protein; this translates as MPRGDGTGPLGLGTMTGRAAGFCAGFRVPGYMNPVGRLVARTIGYGFFGFGRRRPLRLGFRRGAGWKW